Within the Anaerolineae bacterium genome, the region CGCGGCGATTCGCGCCTCAATCTGGCGTTGCGCCATGCTACCACGTTGCTGCAAATGTACCATGTGGGTGTGATGATGATTTTGCCCGCCGACTTGCCCTTGCTGGAAGCGGACGATGTGCGGGCGCTTTTGGCAGCGGTGGGGCATCCCCCCTCCGTGGTGCTGGCCCCTGATCGCCATGGCGAAGGGACCAACGCTTTGGTGGTCGCTCCGCCGGGACTTATGCCTTACCAGTACGGGCCGGGATCCTTTGCGCGCCATGTAGCGGCGGCCAGAGAAGCCGGTGTGGAACCGCGGATTGTGGAACGCCAAGGGTTGGCCTGGGACCTGGATTGGCCTGAGGACCTGGAAGCCCTGCGCGCGATGGGGGTGCAAGATTCCTTGCGCGAGGTTTTGCGGCGCACCGATCCACCCTCGGACAGCATGGAGAGGGCTCATGTCTTTCCTAAAGGATGAGACGGCACGATTGTGGCAGGCGGCACGGTCGCTTTACCGCACCGTGGTTTCGTTGGACGCCCAGGGGGCGCTGGTGGATGCCGTGGAACGCGAGGCGCTAGCCATCGTCGCCCACTTGGCCGAGGCCCTGGCCGCGACGGAGTATGACGCTGGCCCTCAACATTTGGAGGCCGCACGGAGCGCAGCGCTGGCGTTGTTGGGATTGCTTTCGCTTTGGGAGGACGAGCCACCCCCTGCTACCTGGCTCACGGTGAAGGAGCAGGCCCGGCGGCTGGTCAGGCAACTGGATGATGCCCTGGCACACCCTGAGAGCTTTGCCGGGCATGGCCATGCGTTGTTCGTGGCCGAACCTGCCACGTTGCCGGCGAAAGAGGCCCTCCCGGTGAGCCTGGACCTTTTGCAGCCTAATTCGCGCCATTGTTTCGTCTGCGGCGTAGAGAACCCTTGTGGGCTGCAGATGCGCTTTTTCCAGACCGGTCCGGGCGAAGTGACGGCATACTATCGCGCGCCCCTGTGCTTCCAGGGGTATCCCGGCGTGGTGCACGGCGGCATTCAAGCCTCGATGCTCGATGAGGCTTTAGGTCGCGCGGTCATGGGTACCGATCCGGATTCGGCCCGCCTGTTCTACACCGCCAGGATGACCATCACTTATCGGCAGCATGTGCCCGTCGAGCAAACATTGCGCATCGTGGGGCGCGTACTCAAGGATCGAGGCCGCGCCGTGCGTTCCTGGGCGGCCATCTACAATGAGGCAGACGAATTGCTCACCGAAGCCGAAGGTCTGTTGCTGGCTGTGCCTGAAGAAGAGGCCCGTCAAATGGACACCGAGGCCCTGGGGTGGCAGGTGTATCCGTTGAAAATAGAAGGATAGGTCTACCGCCGTTCTAAGCACTCCATAATGATCCCTCCGTACCTGGCGCTTCGTACCACGCACTTTGCACACCCTTTGGAGGTTCCCATGTTTTCCGAGTACCATCGTCCTACAACCATTGAGGATGCACTGGCCCTACTGGGCCGTGAGAAGCCTTTGACCCTTCCTCTCGCTGGGGGGACGGCGCTCAACGCCCGCCCGCGGCGCGTCGTGTTGCCCCAGGGGGATTTCGCTGTGGTGGATTTGCAAGACCTGGGCCTGGACGGCTGGAAGCTGCGGGATAAGACACTCACCATGGGCGCTATGGTGCGTTTGCAGCGCCTGCTGGACGAGGGCGAAGGTAAGTTGCCTCCGGCGTTGCTGGAGGCTGTGCGTCGCGAGGCCAACTACACCCTGCGCCATCAGGCCACGGTGGCGGGGAG harbors:
- the cofC gene encoding 2-phospho-L-lactate guanylyltransferase, with amino-acid sequence MGVWAIVPVKPLRRGKSRLASVLSATERALLNQNLLLRTLQVLSQVEEIEQVLVVSRDSGALALARRHGARTLQERGDSRLNLALRHATTLLQMYHVGVMMILPADLPLLEADDVRALLAAVGHPPSVVLAPDRHGEGTNALVVAPPGLMPYQYGPGSFARHVAAAREAGVEPRIVERQGLAWDLDWPEDLEALRAMGVQDSLREVLRRTDPPSDSMERAHVFPKG
- a CDS encoding PaaI family thioesterase, which produces MSFLKDETARLWQAARSLYRTVVSLDAQGALVDAVEREALAIVAHLAEALAATEYDAGPQHLEAARSAALALLGLLSLWEDEPPPATWLTVKEQARRLVRQLDDALAHPESFAGHGHALFVAEPATLPAKEALPVSLDLLQPNSRHCFVCGVENPCGLQMRFFQTGPGEVTAYYRAPLCFQGYPGVVHGGIQASMLDEALGRAVMGTDPDSARLFYTARMTITYRQHVPVEQTLRIVGRVLKDRGRAVRSWAAIYNEADELLTEAEGLLLAVPEEEARQMDTEALGWQVYPLKIEG